DNA from Geobacter sulfurreducens PCA:
GCCAAGCGAAGCTACAGCGCCACCATCGGCGAGAAAGAGCCGCGCTACCCCCTTGTCGTCCTTATCAACGGCGGCAGCGCCAGCGCCTCGGAGATCGTGGCCGGTGCCCTCCAGGACCACGGCCGCGCCGTCATCATGGGAACCACCAGCTTCGGCAAGGGATCGGTTCAGACGGTGGTCCCCCTCAAGGATGGCGCCGGTCTCAAGCTGACCACGGCCCGTTACTACACCCCCAAGGGACGTTCGATCCAGGCACGGGGCATCGAGCCCGACATCGTCGTAGAACGGGCCGGGTTCAAGGAACTGCCGGACAAGGGCAGGGCCGGATTCCTCGAAAAGGATTTGGACAACCATCTGTCCGGGGCGGAATCGGGCGAGGGGGAAAAGACCCCCGAGCAGGACGTGAAAAAGCTCCCGGCGGCGCCGGCGACTCCCGAACACGAGGTTGACAAGGATTATCAGCTTCTTCGGGCCCTTGAACTGCTCAAGGGCTGGGATGCCATGCGCAAGGTGGCCACCGCGAAGCACTAGGCCGTTGGCCGAAATGGAGATGGTGTTGCCGAAACGGGACGTACTCAGCTGAGTACGTCCCGTTTTTTGTTGCCGGACCCGTAGGTGCAATCCCCTCCCCACAGAGTGGCCTCTGCTCTGATTCGGGCCGATCCTGCCGGATTTCCGTTAAATTTTCCGCCTGATTCGCCGATAAGCTCGATAATGGCGCGACACGGGCGCTGCACCATGAAGGGGGCTACCAGCCTCGGGGGTAAGAATGAACAGCAAACGATATCGCTCAGACACGCGACCGGCCGCATGCGCCATCCGCTTGCTTGCCGTGCTGGTTCTGCTGGCCGGTCTGGCGGCCCGGGCCGAAGCCGGGCCGGCCCTTCCGGTCATGGTCAAGGATATCAACACCGCATCGGTACCCGTCTCGTCCAGCCCCTCCGGCATGACGGCCAATGGCGGCATCCTCTTCTTCAGTGCCGGCGACGGCGCCAACGGCCCGGAACTCTGGAAGAGCGACGGTTCCGCGGAAGGGACGGTGCTCGTCAAAGATATCAATGCCGGGCCCGGGCCGGGCACGCCTCAGAATTTCTCCGTCATGAACGGGATCACCTATTTTTCCGCCATGGACAGCTTCCGCGGCGTGGAACTCTGGAAAAGCGACGGCACGGCTGCTGGGACGGTCATTGTTAAGGATATCTACCAGGGGGGCGAATCATCCAACCCCCTGGAGTTGACAGTGGCAGGGAACACGCTTTTCTTTTCCGCCGATCATCCCGTCTATGGCAAGGAACTCTGGAAGAGCGACGGCACCGCCGAGGGAACCGTTCTCGTGGCCGATATCGCTGCGGAGGCGAGTTCGACGCCCCAGTGGCTGAGGGCGGTCAACGGTACGCTCTTCTTCGCAGCCGACGACGGTCTCCATGGCCGGGAGCTCTGGAAGAGCGACGGGACGCCGGAAGGCACGGTGATGGTCAAGGATATCAACCCCTTCGGCGGGTCCGATCCGGGCGAGATGGCGGTGTCCGGCGGCATCCTCTACTTTACCGCCGATGACGGTGAAAATGGCCATGAGCTCTGGAGGAGCGACGGCACCGCCGAAGGGACGTATCTGGTCGCCGATATAGCCCCCGGCGAAGAGAGTTCCTACCCCTTCGAGCCGGTGGGCATCAATGGCCTGCTCTATTTTACGGCCAATGACGGCTACACCGGGTACGAACTCTGGCAGAGCGACGGCACCCCCGAGGGGACGACGCTGGTGAAGGATATCAATCCGGACGGCGAAGACTCAATGCCCTGGGGCATAGTGGGCATGGACAGGTACGTCTACTTCGCGGCCGATGACGGCGTCAACGGGTATGAACTCTGGCGCACCGACGGCACCATGGGGGGGACGGAGATGGTTGCCGACATCCAGCCCGGGATGGGCGGTTCCATGTACAGCTCTCCCCGGCTGGTGAACGGCATGCTCCTCTTTGCCGCCGACGACGGAGAGCACGGCATCGAGATATGGAAAAGCGACGGCACTGCCGAGGGCACCCTCATGGTCAGGGATATCATCCCGGACGCCATGTCGTGGCCATCCGAGCTCATGGTGCATAACGGTACACTCTACTTCGCAGCCGACGACGGCGTAAACGGCACGGAGCTCTGGAAGAGCGACGGAACGGCCGAGGGCACGGTGCTGGTGCGGAACATTGCACCCGAGACGGCCAGCAGTCTTCCCTACCAACTGGCCGTGATGGGGACCACGGTATTCTTTGCCGCGGCCGATACCGATCTTGACTTTGATGTCTGGAAGAGCGACGGTACTGCTGATGGTACGGTGCTCGTCAAGGAGATCAATCCCGAAGGGTGGGCCTATCTGGACCGGTTGATGGTCGTTGGTGATACCCTTTACTTCCTGGCCGAGGACAACTATGGAGAGGCCAGCCATGGCATCGAACTCTGGAAGAGCGACGGCACCGCCGAAGGCACCAGGATGATCAAGGACATCAACCCCGGGCCCCAGGGGATATTCTTTCCCGGCAACCCCAATTATCCCTTCTCCATGGCCGCCGTCGGCACTACGGTGTATTTCCCCGGTTTTACCGCGGGCAATGGTCATGAACTCTGGAAGAGCGATGGTACCGCCGAAGGGACGGTCCTCGTGAAGGATATCAATCCCGTTTTCGATTTCTCCTCATTTCCCGACAGTTTTACCGCCATGAACGGAGCGGTCTATTTCGTGGCCGATGACGGTACGCATGGCGCCGAGCTCTGGAAGAGCGACGGTACCGCCGACGGCACCCGGATGGTCAGGGATATCTATCCGGACGGCATCGGCTCCAGTCCCTTGTCGCTCACGGTCATGAACAACGTCCTCTACTTTAGTGCCGCCGGTGACGAAGGTGGCTACGGACTCTGGAAGAGCGACGGTACCGCCGAGGGGACCACGTTCGTAAAGGACACCTCTCCCTTCAATCACTCGCTTCTCCCTGCCTACCTGACCCCCGTAAATGGAACT
Protein-coding regions in this window:
- a CDS encoding ELWxxDGT repeat protein, which gives rise to MNSKRYRSDTRPAACAIRLLAVLVLLAGLAARAEAGPALPVMVKDINTASVPVSSSPSGMTANGGILFFSAGDGANGPELWKSDGSAEGTVLVKDINAGPGPGTPQNFSVMNGITYFSAMDSFRGVELWKSDGTAAGTVIVKDIYQGGESSNPLELTVAGNTLFFSADHPVYGKELWKSDGTAEGTVLVADIAAEASSTPQWLRAVNGTLFFAADDGLHGRELWKSDGTPEGTVMVKDINPFGGSDPGEMAVSGGILYFTADDGENGHELWRSDGTAEGTYLVADIAPGEESSYPFEPVGINGLLYFTANDGYTGYELWQSDGTPEGTTLVKDINPDGEDSMPWGIVGMDRYVYFAADDGVNGYELWRTDGTMGGTEMVADIQPGMGGSMYSSPRLVNGMLLFAADDGEHGIEIWKSDGTAEGTLMVRDIIPDAMSWPSELMVHNGTLYFAADDGVNGTELWKSDGTAEGTVLVRNIAPETASSLPYQLAVMGTTVFFAAADTDLDFDVWKSDGTADGTVLVKEINPEGWAYLDRLMVVGDTLYFLAEDNYGEASHGIELWKSDGTAEGTRMIKDINPGPQGIFFPGNPNYPFSMAAVGTTVYFPGFTAGNGHELWKSDGTAEGTVLVKDINPVFDFSSFPDSFTAMNGAVYFVADDGTHGAELWKSDGTADGTRMVRDIYPDGIGSSPLSLTVMNNVLYFSAAGDEGGYGLWKSDGTAEGTTFVKDTSPFNHSLLPAYLTPVNGTLFFAAHDENAGFELWKSDGTTDGTVLVADILPGEGASNLRLLTGVNGTLFFVADDGVHGEELWKSDGTPEGTVMVKDIFPGDGISGITWIKVMNGMLYFAADDGVNGLELWQSDGTAEGTVLVTNIVAGQGSSSPSYPVVAGNTLYFAATDGGSGVELWKFSPDPPDGDLTGNETLEIPDVLRALRIAAGIAAPTVADFIHGDVAPLDGNGRPAPDGVIDMNDVLVVLRKMLGVVSW